From Pleurocapsa sp. PCC 7319:
GGTATTATAAAAAGAAATTGAATAGTCGGTTTTCATGGGGAACAGCCATGAAAAGTAAAGGGGAAAGTTTGGTGCAAATCCAACGCTGTCCCGCAACTGTGATGAGATTTTAATTCAAAATCTTTCAGTCAGGATGCCCGCCGACAGGAGTTGGTTAGATACTTTTAAAACTCCAAAATAAACTACTAAAATAGTCTGCGAGGTACAGATGATTAATATTTTTTTGTCAATACTTATTATTGATTTATTGTTATGTAAAGTTGATAAATCAAGGCGATACTCAAACACTTATTTGACAGGCTTTAAGTGAAAAATTTGGGAGTAATTTAACGTCTATTCTAAATTGCTCTAATTCTTGTCTTGTTTTATTCACCGCATATAAGGACTAAATCTTTGATAGCTATTAAAAATACTTCTCAAAAACAGGGGACTGATTCATTACGATTAACTCCTCTACCCCATTCCAGACCTTTATTAGCGATCGGTCACGGAACGAGAAACGATCGCGGAAGGCAAACTTTTCTGGAATTTGTGGCAACGTATCAACAATTAGATACCTCTCGTCCAGTGATTCCTTGTTTTTTAGAATTGACCGAACCCAACATTCAACGAGGAATCGAAGCCTGTGTGCGACAAGGCTTTACAGAAATTACAGCATTACCTATTCTATTATTTGCTGCCCGACACAATAAATTTGATGTCACCAATGAATTAGACCGAGCCAGTCAACCCTATCCTCAATTAGAGATTAGTTATGGTCGTCACTTGGGTATTACTCCAAAAATAATCAAACTGTGGCGCGATCGCTTGGCAGAATTAGACCAGCCAGAACATAATCGTCGTAATATTTCCCGTGAAGATACGGTACTGTTATTCGTTGGTAGGGGTTCGAGCGATCCCGATGCTAATGGAGATGTTTATAAACTAGCCCGCATTATCTGGGAAGGAAGTGGCTACAAGACGGTGGAAACCTGTTTTATCGGCATCAGTCATCCTCGTTTATCAGAAGGATTTCGTCGGGCTTATCTATATCGACCCAAGCGCGTCATCGTTTTACCATATTTCTTGTTTACGGGGACTTTAATGGAAAAAATCCACCACATTACTGCCCAGCAACAACAAGAACATAGTGAAATTGAATTTGTTTCTTTACCTGAGATGGGTATTGCTGACCAATTGTTGCAAGTAATTAGAAGCAGAGAAATTGAAGCGCAACTCGGGCAAGTAGCAATGAACTGCGAAATGTGTAAGTTTCGTCTCGCTGCCACCAATGGCGGTGAACACGGACACGGACATCATCACCACGGACATCATCACCATCACGAAAACCACGATCCTTATGCCAAATTAGAAGATTATCATCAGCGTATTTGGCAGACACCTTAGTAGAATTCTTGCACGAATCATTATGAACTACTCAAGTGGAGGGAAAAGGGAAAAGGTTAAAGGGAAAAGCGCACCGCCCGTGGCGAGGTTTCCTCGCCATTAAGGACGGAGCAAGAAATGATTAATCTTCTATTCATGTAAGAGATCTAGTAATTTTGGCGATCGCCAGATTAAAACAACACATTAATATTATTTGAAAAATCCGAAAAACTATGAATCGTAACTTATTCAAACTCAGCACCATTGCCCTAATATCTTTAACCCTTGGAAGTCGTGTTAACAGTGAGACGGCAGAAAGTAATAACAGTAATCCTGCTGTTGCCAATGCCCAAGGTCAAGCTACTTTAAACTTAGTGGCTAACGGAGAGGATTTTGTCCGCCAGGGTTTCGTTACTAAAGATGGTTGGACAATGAGTTTCGAGCGCCTGGATGTAAATCTAGCCGAAGTCACGGCATATCAAATAGATGGTGCTTTTGAACCCACAGAAACAGACACTCTCGACGGTTTAGAGTATCAGGAAAAAGTCTCTTTAGTAGATACACCTCAAGTTATAGATTTAGCCGAAGGAGAAGCAGATGCAGCACCTATTTTAGTCGCAGATGCGGAAGTAACACCTGGTTTATATAATGCAATGGCTTGGCAAATCGATACTGCGGGCGCAGACTCTCCCCTAGCAGGGAAAACCATGGTCATGCAGGGAACAGCTA
This genomic window contains:
- a CDS encoding sirohydrochlorin chelatase, which encodes MIAIKNTSQKQGTDSLRLTPLPHSRPLLAIGHGTRNDRGRQTFLEFVATYQQLDTSRPVIPCFLELTEPNIQRGIEACVRQGFTEITALPILLFAARHNKFDVTNELDRASQPYPQLEISYGRHLGITPKIIKLWRDRLAELDQPEHNRRNISREDTVLLFVGRGSSDPDANGDVYKLARIIWEGSGYKTVETCFIGISHPRLSEGFRRAYLYRPKRVIVLPYFLFTGTLMEKIHHITAQQQQEHSEIEFVSLPEMGIADQLLQVIRSREIEAQLGQVAMNCEMCKFRLAATNGGEHGHGHHHHGHHHHHENHDPYAKLEDYHQRIWQTP